Proteins encoded together in one Terriglobia bacterium window:
- the recA gene encoding recombinase RecA yields MPEERTERMRAIEVALTQIEKQFGKGSIMRLGSKGALVPVEVIPTGALSLDAALGVGGVPRGRVIEVYGPEASGKTTLTLHLVAEAQKRGGMAAFVDAEHALDAKYAARLGVDVDNLLVSQPDFGEQALEIAEALVRSNAIDIIVIDSVAALVPRAELEGDMGDSMPGLQARLMSQALRKLTALVSKSKTCLVFINQIREKIGVMFGNPETTTGGRALKFYSSVRLDVRRIASIKDGDKVVGNRTRVKVVKNKMAPPFRDAEFDILYGEGISKEGDLLDLSAGMNLIEKSGSWYSFAGERIGQGRENTRQFLQQNPDVYEKIERELRKALNLPSSKEAEPADAGAAKGKK; encoded by the coding sequence ATGCCAGAAGAACGAACTGAACGTATGAGGGCCATCGAGGTGGCCCTGACTCAAATCGAAAAGCAGTTCGGCAAGGGCTCCATCATGCGCCTGGGATCGAAAGGGGCGCTGGTACCGGTAGAGGTGATTCCTACGGGGGCGCTTTCCCTGGACGCAGCGCTGGGCGTGGGAGGCGTTCCGCGCGGCCGCGTGATAGAGGTTTACGGCCCGGAAGCCAGCGGCAAAACCACCTTAACACTGCACCTTGTAGCCGAGGCCCAGAAACGCGGCGGGATGGCGGCCTTTGTGGATGCCGAGCACGCCCTGGATGCGAAATATGCTGCGAGGCTGGGCGTGGACGTTGACAACTTGCTGGTTTCGCAGCCCGATTTCGGTGAGCAGGCGCTGGAAATTGCGGAGGCCCTGGTACGCTCAAACGCCATTGATATCATTGTGATAGATTCGGTAGCAGCCTTGGTTCCACGGGCCGAACTGGAGGGCGACATGGGCGACTCCATGCCCGGCCTGCAAGCCCGGTTGATGTCACAGGCGCTGCGCAAGTTGACCGCATTGGTTTCAAAATCAAAGACTTGCCTCGTTTTCATCAATCAGATTCGAGAAAAGATCGGGGTGATGTTCGGCAATCCTGAAACTACCACAGGCGGGCGCGCGCTGAAGTTCTACTCATCCGTGCGCCTGGATGTCCGCCGGATTGCCTCAATTAAGGATGGCGACAAGGTGGTGGGCAACCGGACCCGCGTTAAGGTGGTGAAAAATAAGATGGCGCCTCCGTTCCGCGACGCCGAATTCGACATCCTGTACGGCGAAGGCATTTCGAAGGAAGGCGACCTGCTCGACCTCTCCGCAGGAATGAACTTGATTGAAAAGAGCGGTTCGTGGTATTCCTTTGCTGGAGAACGGATTGGGCAGGGGCGGGAAAACACCCGCCAATTCCTGCAACAGAATCCGGATGTTTACGAAAAGATTGAACGAGAATTGCGCAAAGCACTGAATCTGCCGTCGTCGAAGGAGGCTGAGCCAGCCGATGCTGGCGCGGCAAAAGGCAAGAAGTAG
- a CDS encoding penicillin-binding transpeptidase domain-containing protein, which translates to MKRRIPLLVVLSALMGFILPGGILPQVLAAARTPVVHRLIRHSRRRRVRRRWSPWLVSSYDQNPGAGDITEGDDPGVRQAALQALGKLNGSIVVVDPSDGRILTVVNQKLAFSGAFRPCSTFKPIVALAALNEGIITPQTKLYVGRRSRMDLTDALAHSNNRFFYKLGQMVGFTVLSRYALEFGLGAKAGLDIKGDLPGEFPAEAPTDGEVGYLAYLGKGIEVTPLQWAAVASAFANGGTLYYLQYPRTQAQLVNFQPQVRRQLSNLQAQFPEVREGMAAAVSYGTARLANDGVVQILGKTGTCSEDGARLGWFLSYSDAPPRYVVVVLLRGGWPMDGPHAAEIAGRLYEGLQQVVPNELRETKTLLGQ; encoded by the coding sequence TTGAAGAGACGTATTCCTCTGCTGGTTGTGCTCTCAGCGCTCATGGGATTCATCCTTCCCGGCGGAATTCTTCCGCAGGTGCTGGCAGCCGCCCGGACGCCGGTTGTGCATCGACTCATCCGCCATTCGAGGCGACGACGGGTCCGCAGGCGCTGGAGTCCGTGGCTTGTCAGTTCCTACGACCAAAATCCCGGCGCGGGCGACATCACGGAAGGCGACGACCCCGGCGTGCGCCAGGCCGCGCTCCAGGCATTAGGCAAACTGAATGGAAGCATCGTGGTGGTGGATCCGAGCGACGGCCGGATCCTCACGGTCGTCAACCAGAAACTGGCTTTCAGCGGAGCTTTCCGGCCCTGCTCAACTTTCAAGCCTATCGTGGCCCTGGCGGCGCTGAATGAAGGCATCATTACGCCGCAAACAAAACTCTATGTTGGCCGCCGCTCGAGGATGGATCTGACGGATGCGTTGGCGCATTCAAACAATCGGTTCTTCTACAAGCTAGGCCAGATGGTTGGTTTTACGGTCCTGTCCCGTTACGCGCTTGAGTTCGGGTTGGGAGCGAAGGCGGGCCTGGACATTAAGGGAGATTTGCCCGGCGAATTTCCGGCCGAAGCTCCCACCGACGGGGAGGTGGGTTATCTGGCCTATCTCGGCAAAGGGATCGAGGTGACGCCCCTGCAATGGGCGGCCGTGGCTTCAGCCTTCGCCAACGGCGGAACGCTCTACTACCTGCAGTATCCACGGACACAGGCACAACTGGTAAATTTCCAGCCCCAGGTGCGACGCCAACTGAGCAACCTGCAAGCACAATTCCCTGAGGTGAGGGAAGGCATGGCGGCAGCGGTATCGTATGGCACAGCCCGCCTGGCCAACGACGGAGTTGTGCAAATACTGGGGAAGACAGGGACGTGCAGTGAAGACGGCGCGAGGCTGGGATGGTTCCTTTCTTACTCCGACGCGCCACCGCGATACGTGGTTGTAGTCCTGTTGCGAGGAGGCTGGCCAATGGACGGCCCGCACGCTGCTGAAATTGCAGGCCGCCTCTATGAAGGCTTGCAGCAAGTTGTCCCCAACGAGCTACGGGAAACCAAGACCCTTCTCGGCCAGTAG
- a CDS encoding phosphoadenylyl-sulfate reductase has protein sequence MELGTVDIPEIAKLLAERHPIEIVQFALENYSDGIGISFSGAEDVVLIDLAAKVGGKFRVFSLDTGRLHSETYQFIDKVRQHYGLPIEIFFPQVAAVEKLVKEKGLFSFYQDGHKECCGVRKVEPLKRALGTLDAWVTGQRRDQSPSTRAQVAVVEVDPVFSTPESDLIKFNPLANWSSRQVWNYIRENNVPFNPLHERGFVSIGCEPCTRAVLPGQHEREGRWWWEDQTKKECGLHAGNVEAQAKA, from the coding sequence ATGGAACTTGGAACAGTAGATATTCCTGAGATTGCTAAGTTACTTGCCGAGCGGCATCCAATTGAGATCGTGCAGTTCGCGCTCGAAAACTACTCGGACGGCATCGGGATCAGCTTCAGCGGGGCGGAAGACGTTGTCCTGATCGATCTGGCGGCAAAAGTGGGCGGCAAGTTCAGGGTTTTTTCGCTCGATACGGGAAGGCTTCATTCCGAGACCTACCAGTTCATTGACAAAGTCCGCCAGCACTACGGCCTTCCGATCGAGATCTTCTTCCCGCAAGTGGCTGCAGTGGAGAAGCTGGTGAAGGAGAAGGGGCTGTTTTCTTTCTACCAGGACGGCCACAAAGAGTGCTGCGGGGTCCGCAAGGTTGAGCCGCTTAAGAGGGCGCTTGGAACTCTCGACGCCTGGGTCACCGGCCAGCGACGCGATCAAAGTCCTTCCACGCGCGCGCAGGTGGCTGTGGTTGAAGTTGATCCCGTCTTTTCCACGCCCGAAAGCGACCTGATCAAATTCAATCCTCTGGCCAACTGGAGTTCCAGGCAGGTCTGGAATTACATCCGCGAAAACAACGTTCCTTTCAACCCTCTGCACGAACGCGGCTTCGTTTCCATTGGATGCGAGCCCTGCACGCGTGCGGTGCTGCCGGGGCAACACGAACGCGAAGGGCGCTGGTGGTGGGAAGATCAGACGAAGAAGGAATGCGGGTTGCACGCCGGCAACGTTGAAGCGCAAGCAAAGGCATAA
- a CDS encoding sulfite exporter TauE/SafE family protein: MLISFLAFITGILVGLTGTGAGVILTPLLLILTPFSALTVIGTDLMSGALTKLVGVVEHRKLGQVRWNMAGYLLAGSIPASLGGILFIHFLKSMMSEGQLDHALKVLLGLTLFGVSFFLPFLRGKQRVVSSGLADLTWREGGLKLAWVGAIVGFLVSMTSVGSGSLLMIALLVLVPLPLGSLVGTDILFGLVTTALAGSLHWEMGNFNANLFLLLVAGEVPGVIIGSRLTRRIPERYITWLFSILYFSLGARLLIG; the protein is encoded by the coding sequence GTGCTGATAAGTTTTCTTGCCTTCATCACCGGCATCCTGGTCGGCCTGACGGGCACGGGCGCGGGCGTCATCCTGACGCCACTCCTATTGATCCTGACCCCGTTCAGCGCGCTGACGGTGATCGGCACTGACCTGATGAGCGGGGCACTCACCAAGCTGGTGGGCGTGGTCGAGCACCGCAAGCTGGGGCAGGTACGGTGGAACATGGCAGGATACCTGCTGGCGGGAAGCATCCCCGCTTCGCTTGGGGGCATCCTGTTTATCCACTTCCTGAAAAGCATGATGTCTGAAGGCCAGCTCGACCATGCCTTAAAGGTTCTACTGGGCCTCACTCTTTTCGGCGTCTCATTTTTCCTGCCTTTCCTGCGGGGCAAGCAGCGGGTGGTTTCCTCCGGTCTTGCAGACCTCACTTGGCGAGAGGGCGGCCTCAAACTGGCTTGGGTGGGCGCGATCGTCGGGTTCCTGGTCTCCATGACCTCGGTGGGCAGCGGAAGCTTGCTGATGATCGCCTTGCTGGTGCTGGTACCGTTGCCGCTTGGGAGCCTCGTGGGGACTGACATCCTCTTCGGGCTGGTCACGACGGCGCTGGCCGGGTCGCTGCACTGGGAGATGGGGAATTTCAACGCCAACCTGTTCCTGCTGCTGGTGGCGGGCGAAGTGCCCGGGGTGATTATCGGCAGCCGGCTGACCCGCCGCATTCCCGAACGTTACATAACCTGGCTGTTCAGCATCCTCTACTTTTCGCTGGGGGCGCGCTTGCTCATCGGCTAG
- the sat gene encoding sulfate adenylyltransferase translates to MIEPHGGRLVNRLMSGEKAAELEAAALALPVIQLNPFEVSDLEMLAIGAFSPLEGFMGRADYTRVINDKRLANGLPWTLPVTLAVNKEKADSLKNASRLALADDTGTLLAILEIQDIFHYDREAESVAVFRTANSDHPGARYVASRGDWVISGPVEVFRRPNGEFSEYKLGPADTRRIFSERGWNTVVGFQTRNPVHRAHEYIQKAALEIVDGLLLHPIGGETKSDDINLEVRLRCYEVLLENYYPRDRALLALNPASMRYAGPREAIFHALIRKNFGCTHFIVGRDHAGVGNYYGPYDSQKIFSEFGKDELGIIPLFFEHTFYCRECSGMASQKTCGHDKQSRVMLSGTQVRTVLRDGGQLPPEFTRPEVAAVLHQAFSQQLQQEAAC, encoded by the coding sequence ATGATCGAACCCCACGGAGGACGGCTCGTAAATCGTTTGATGAGCGGAGAAAAGGCAGCGGAACTGGAGGCTGCCGCTCTGGCGCTTCCCGTGATCCAACTGAATCCCTTTGAAGTTTCTGACCTGGAGATGTTGGCCATCGGCGCCTTCAGTCCGCTCGAGGGATTTATGGGAAGGGCGGATTACACCCGGGTCATCAATGATAAGCGCCTGGCCAACGGCCTTCCCTGGACGCTGCCGGTTACGCTGGCCGTCAACAAGGAAAAGGCTGATAGCCTGAAGAATGCTTCGCGCCTAGCCTTGGCGGACGACACCGGCACGCTCCTCGCAATTCTTGAAATTCAGGACATTTTTCATTACGACCGTGAGGCGGAATCCGTGGCGGTCTTCCGCACGGCCAATAGCGACCATCCGGGCGCCCGCTACGTGGCTTCGCGGGGTGACTGGGTCATCAGCGGTCCAGTGGAAGTTTTCCGGCGTCCAAACGGAGAATTTTCAGAATACAAGTTGGGTCCTGCTGATACCCGCAGAATTTTTTCGGAGCGCGGATGGAACACAGTGGTCGGCTTCCAGACCCGCAATCCCGTGCACCGCGCTCACGAGTACATCCAGAAGGCCGCTCTCGAAATTGTTGACGGGTTGCTGCTGCACCCCATTGGAGGCGAGACCAAGTCCGATGACATCAACCTGGAGGTCCGGCTGCGCTGCTACGAAGTGCTGCTTGAGAACTACTACCCGCGCGACCGCGCGCTGCTGGCCTTGAATCCTGCTTCCATGCGTTATGCCGGCCCGCGGGAAGCCATTTTCCATGCGCTCATCCGCAAGAACTTTGGCTGCACGCATTTCATCGTGGGGCGCGACCACGCCGGGGTCGGGAATTATTATGGCCCATACGACTCCCAGAAGATCTTCAGCGAGTTCGGCAAGGATGAACTGGGAATCATACCGCTGTTTTTTGAACACACCTTTTACTGCCGCGAGTGCTCCGGCATGGCCTCGCAAAAGACCTGCGGGCACGATAAGCAGTCCCGCGTGATGCTGAGTGGCACCCAGGTGCGCACTGTGCTGCGGGATGGCGGACAGTTGCCGCCCGAATTTACCCGGCCCGAAGTGGCGGCGGTCCTTCACCAGGCGTTCAGCCAGCAACTCCAGCAGGAGGCAGCGTGCTGA
- a CDS encoding HAD-IA family hydrolase: MKAPIRAIFLDAGYTLLFPQLERLAQDLEAAGFPARVEQFHQAERAGKKKLDEVLWPQIRNGRIPRTTNHVFWEHYLTALMDQLGPPAEARKDLSDRVIAGFRDTRTWSKVLPDTLPTLQKLKSAGYYLAVISNSDGTVEGELQSAGLHEYLEFVIDSSVVGVEKPHPEIFKLALDRAGFKPHEALYVGDTYPIDMGGAELAGLHGILIDRVGAYPDAECPRITSISQLIDLSDLVDR, from the coding sequence ATGAAGGCACCCATACGCGCTATTTTCCTGGATGCAGGGTACACCCTGCTTTTTCCACAGCTTGAAAGGCTTGCTCAAGACCTCGAGGCTGCCGGCTTTCCGGCCCGCGTCGAGCAATTCCACCAGGCGGAGCGTGCGGGGAAGAAAAAACTGGATGAAGTGCTCTGGCCGCAGATTCGGAACGGGCGCATTCCTCGAACCACTAACCATGTTTTCTGGGAGCATTATCTCACGGCCCTGATGGACCAACTCGGGCCCCCGGCAGAGGCTCGCAAGGATCTCAGCGATCGAGTAATTGCGGGATTTCGGGATACCCGCACCTGGTCCAAGGTCCTTCCGGACACGCTCCCAACTCTCCAGAAACTGAAGTCGGCGGGGTACTACCTCGCCGTGATCTCGAATTCCGACGGCACGGTCGAAGGCGAGCTCCAGAGCGCCGGTCTTCACGAATACCTGGAGTTTGTGATCGACTCTTCAGTTGTAGGCGTTGAAAAGCCGCATCCCGAGATTTTCAAGCTGGCCCTGGACCGGGCCGGCTTTAAGCCTCACGAGGCGCTTTATGTGGGCGACACGTATCCCATCGACATGGGCGGCGCCGAACTCGCCGGCCTTCACGGCATTCTGATCGACCGCGTGGGCGCTTATCCGGACGCGGAATGCCCCCGCATCACCTCAATCTCCCAACTGATCGACCTTTCGGATCTGGTCGACCGTTGA
- the add gene encoding adenosine deaminase translates to MPLPNGFITKLPKAELHLHLEGSLRPDTLRELSRGKGSMESKVAQWILERELQGYRYSTFANFIEAFKFVVLLLDTPQDYALATVRLMEWLAEQNVKYAEITLAAGVILWKQQRLDQVYEAVHAASIEAGARLGMKVSWILDAVRQFGPDHAREVVKWAGRYRSDGVVAFGLGGDEERGPARLFADVYRQARDCGLHTLAHAGETTGPDSVRDAVELLNVERIGHGLAAARDPEVMALLRDRGIPLEGCPGSNVSIGLLPEFRDYPLPTLLNAGVTITLNSDDPALFGTSIEQEFTKAAAEFALSPVQTVELCENAVRAAFLPEHEKQALIKQIEQIAVT, encoded by the coding sequence ATGCCCCTTCCCAACGGCTTCATCACAAAGCTGCCCAAAGCGGAACTCCATCTGCACCTGGAGGGAAGCCTGCGGCCGGACACGCTGCGCGAGCTATCGCGGGGCAAGGGCAGCATGGAGAGTAAAGTCGCGCAATGGATTCTGGAGCGGGAGCTGCAGGGTTATCGCTATTCGACGTTCGCGAATTTCATCGAGGCGTTCAAGTTTGTCGTCCTGCTGCTCGATACTCCGCAAGACTATGCGCTGGCAACCGTCCGGCTCATGGAGTGGCTGGCAGAGCAAAACGTGAAGTATGCGGAGATCACGCTGGCCGCGGGCGTGATCCTCTGGAAGCAGCAGCGGCTCGATCAGGTGTATGAGGCCGTCCACGCCGCGTCGATCGAGGCTGGAGCGCGTCTCGGCATGAAGGTCAGCTGGATTCTTGATGCCGTCCGTCAGTTTGGGCCCGATCACGCGCGCGAAGTGGTGAAGTGGGCAGGCCGGTACCGGTCCGACGGAGTTGTGGCGTTCGGACTGGGCGGCGATGAGGAGCGCGGCCCGGCACGCCTGTTTGCAGACGTTTATCGCCAGGCGCGCGACTGCGGCCTGCACACCCTGGCCCATGCGGGAGAAACCACCGGGCCGGACAGCGTCCGCGACGCGGTTGAGCTGCTCAACGTGGAGCGGATTGGCCACGGCCTTGCGGCCGCCCGCGATCCCGAAGTGATGGCGCTCCTGCGCGATCGCGGAATTCCACTCGAGGGCTGTCCCGGCAGCAATGTATCGATAGGGTTGTTGCCGGAGTTTCGTGACTATCCGCTGCCGACATTATTGAACGCCGGAGTTACGATAACTCTGAATTCGGACGACCCGGCCCTGTTCGGAACTTCTATCGAACAGGAATTCACGAAGGCTGCCGCTGAATTTGCGCTTTCTCCGGTTCAGACGGTGGAGCTTTGCGAAAACGCGGTACGCGCTGCCTTTCTGCCGGAACACGAAAAGCAAGCACTGATCAAGCAGATCGAGCAGATAGCTGTTACGTAA
- a CDS encoding amino acid permease, translating into MVSQFRRTKSIEKLLADADAPEHRLRKTLGPWSLTALGVGAIIGAGIFVLTGTAAAGESLETHSLLKAPLLSVLLHGEHAIGMSGRPGAGPAIALSFFLVAVACGLAGLCYAELASMIPIAGSAYTYTYATLGELVAWIIGWDLILEYAVSNMAVAVGYSAYFDSLLHNLGLSLPAQLSEPMLDSSLHFSGSYFNLPGFLVVMVLTVVLVIGIRESAGANNFMVAVKIAAIGIFVIWASGHVHPSNWAPFMPNGFQGVLTGGAIVFFTYIGFDSVSTAAEECRNPQKDVPFGIIASLVVCTVLYCTVAIVLTGIQNWQTLRNAAPVANALAAIGLPGVERWVTIGALTGMLSSLLVFQLGQARVWFAMSRDGLLPRIFSKVHRKFRTPHVSTWTAGLFVAIPAGIFNIGTLADLSNIGTLFAFLLVSLGVLVLRRAQPDRRRSFRVPWVPLIPIASMACCLVLMASLPVETWLRFLVWLVIGLVIYFTYSRRHSEFAREGSTGPEMTADRGAGLPHYGQT; encoded by the coding sequence TTGGTCTCACAATTCCGTCGCACGAAGAGCATTGAAAAACTGCTTGCGGATGCCGATGCGCCTGAGCATCGGCTTCGCAAGACGCTCGGTCCGTGGTCGCTGACGGCCCTGGGCGTAGGGGCGATTATCGGCGCGGGCATTTTTGTGCTGACGGGCACTGCAGCGGCGGGCGAGAGCCTTGAGACCCACTCTCTGCTCAAGGCCCCTCTGCTCAGCGTCCTTCTTCACGGGGAGCACGCAATTGGGATGTCAGGCCGGCCCGGCGCGGGTCCGGCCATCGCCCTTTCTTTCTTCCTGGTGGCGGTGGCCTGCGGGTTGGCAGGACTCTGCTACGCGGAACTGGCTTCCATGATTCCGATTGCGGGCAGCGCATACACGTACACCTATGCGACGCTCGGCGAACTGGTGGCCTGGATCATCGGGTGGGACCTGATCCTGGAATACGCGGTCAGCAACATGGCCGTGGCGGTGGGCTACTCCGCTTACTTTGATAGCCTGCTTCATAACCTGGGTCTCTCTCTGCCCGCACAGCTTTCCGAGCCCATGCTCGATTCATCCCTCCACTTCAGTGGGTCGTATTTCAACCTGCCGGGCTTCCTGGTGGTGATGGTTCTCACCGTGGTTCTGGTGATCGGCATCCGGGAAAGCGCCGGCGCCAACAACTTCATGGTAGCGGTCAAGATCGCCGCCATTGGGATCTTCGTCATCTGGGCTTCCGGACATGTACATCCTTCCAACTGGGCGCCCTTTATGCCCAATGGTTTCCAGGGAGTGCTGACGGGCGGGGCCATCGTCTTCTTCACCTATATCGGCTTCGATTCGGTCTCCACCGCCGCTGAAGAGTGCCGCAATCCGCAGAAGGATGTTCCTTTCGGCATCATCGCCTCTCTGGTTGTCTGTACGGTTCTTTATTGCACGGTGGCGATTGTGCTTACCGGAATTCAGAACTGGCAGACCTTGCGAAACGCGGCCCCGGTGGCCAATGCCCTGGCCGCCATCGGGCTTCCTGGCGTGGAACGCTGGGTGACCATCGGCGCGCTCACGGGCATGCTCAGTTCGCTGCTGGTGTTTCAGCTCGGACAGGCCCGCGTGTGGTTTGCCATGTCGCGCGACGGGTTGCTGCCGAGGATTTTCTCAAAAGTTCACAGGAAATTTCGCACACCGCACGTCAGCACCTGGACAGCGGGTCTGTTTGTCGCTATCCCGGCGGGTATTTTCAACATCGGGACACTCGCTGATCTTTCCAACATTGGAACTCTGTTTGCTTTCCTGCTGGTGTCGCTGGGGGTTCTTGTGCTGCGCCGAGCCCAGCCGGACCGCCGCCGTTCCTTTCGCGTTCCCTGGGTGCCCCTGATTCCCATCGCGTCCATGGCCTGTTGTCTGGTCCTGATGGCCAGCCTGCCAGTGGAAACCTGGCTGCGGTTTCTGGTGTGGCTCGTCATCGGTCTTGTCATCTACTTTACTTACAGCCGCCGTCACAGCGAGTTTGCCCGTGAGGGTTCCACGGGGCCGGAAATGACCGCCGATCGTGGCGCTGGTCTCCCCCACTACGGCCAAACGTAA
- a CDS encoding redoxin domain-containing protein, with the protein MAYQAASDEQRSGHGAPSVWKCRIGVRIFCGASACVIAFLVAAATVRAAPPSASTILRRVGYVYGHLNNYHIAATRESFFLQAHSGFSRHSEISLDGDWQGRARMTLTGDEPDVLIVSDGKTTWQYAPVKNQYTQRAGPALRDGSGAQGPAGGHEDVFQQAYELLVGHFAELAQLEKNATLEDKEKIEFKGRQTLCYRIAIRLEGVTDELWISRSSFLVLREKRTQAPASSGSRTLVNDEIRVREIATHAARPPDLFTFAPPANAWRVVALELPGEGQGVEGISAGNFTLNDIEGNSVSLSDFRGKVVLLSFWATWCAPCKRELPILQEIFVGRKDVEVLTVDDEDPATIRSFLHENHYGFPALIDPDRTLFKKFAVHFIPTVLVIDQEGVIVHEIVGWEGPQKLLAAVDAARSKEAGPRGSGISGANLLHR; encoded by the coding sequence ATGGCGTACCAAGCAGCCTCCGATGAACAGAGAAGCGGGCACGGCGCACCTTCCGTGTGGAAATGCCGTATCGGAGTGCGCATCTTTTGTGGGGCTTCAGCTTGTGTGATTGCCTTCCTGGTGGCGGCCGCGACAGTGCGGGCCGCGCCGCCCAGCGCCTCCACAATCCTGCGGAGGGTTGGCTACGTTTACGGCCACCTGAACAATTACCACATCGCCGCTACGCGGGAGAGCTTTTTCCTGCAAGCTCACTCTGGCTTCTCCCGCCACTCGGAAATTTCGCTGGATGGCGACTGGCAGGGCCGCGCGCGAATGACGCTGACCGGCGATGAACCCGACGTTCTGATCGTCAGTGACGGGAAGACAACCTGGCAGTACGCGCCCGTTAAGAACCAATATACCCAACGCGCGGGACCCGCGCTGAGGGATGGGTCCGGCGCGCAGGGGCCCGCTGGCGGCCATGAAGACGTGTTTCAGCAAGCATACGAGCTTCTGGTGGGCCACTTTGCGGAGCTGGCCCAACTGGAAAAGAATGCAACCCTCGAGGACAAGGAAAAGATTGAGTTCAAGGGCAGGCAGACCCTCTGCTACCGGATTGCGATCCGCTTGGAAGGCGTGACGGACGAACTGTGGATCAGCAGGTCGAGTTTTCTCGTACTGCGGGAGAAGAGGACCCAGGCCCCCGCAAGCTCAGGCAGCCGCACGCTGGTGAATGATGAAATCCGCGTCCGTGAAATCGCTACCCATGCCGCGCGCCCTCCGGATTTATTCACCTTCGCGCCGCCCGCCAATGCCTGGCGCGTTGTGGCGCTGGAACTCCCCGGCGAGGGCCAAGGTGTTGAGGGAATTTCAGCGGGAAATTTTACGCTGAATGACATCGAAGGGAACAGCGTCAGCCTGAGCGACTTTCGGGGCAAGGTCGTGCTCCTGAGCTTTTGGGCGACGTGGTGCGCTCCCTGTAAGCGCGAGTTGCCGATCCTTCAGGAAATCTTCGTGGGGCGCAAGGACGTGGAGGTCCTCACCGTCGATGATGAGGACCCGGCGACCATCAGAAGTTTTCTACATGAAAACCATTATGGCTTTCCGGCGCTCATTGACCCGGATCGAACGCTTTTCAAGAAGTTTGCTGTACACTTTATTCCCACGGTGCTCGTAATCGATCAGGAAGGCGTCATCGTTCATGAAATCGTGGGATGGGAAGGCCCGCAGAAACTGCTGGCGGCGGTCGACGCCGCACGATCCAAGGAGGCGGGGCCAAGAGGTTCAGGAATAAGCGGAGCAAACCTACTGCACAGATGA